From Pelmatolapia mariae isolate MD_Pm_ZW linkage group LG1, Pm_UMD_F_2, whole genome shotgun sequence, one genomic window encodes:
- the LOC134639712 gene encoding BTB/POZ domain-containing protein KCTD12-like, with the protein MALTDSQSSTFPEIVELNVGGQVYVTRLETLTAVPNSLLWTKFTQSSPAALPKDSKGRFFFDRDGFLFRYILDYLRDSELSLPEFFKERRRLQKEADFFQLPELSRRLATVSKDSSYTEDSGEPEEAELCSPVTSSSSDRTLRSPGATSGYITIGYRGSYTIGRDIQADAKFRRVARITVCSKISLAKEVFGETLNESRDPDRPPDKYTSRYYLKYNFLEQAFDRLAEAGFHMVACNSTGTCSYGSNDPGEDKLWTSYTEYIFSR; encoded by the coding sequence atggcACTAACCGACAGCCAAAGTTCAACTTTCCCTGAGATAGTGGAGCTAAACGTGGGCGGCCAGGTGTATGTGACCCGTCTTGAAACTCTCACTGCGGTGCCCAACTCTCTCTTGTGGACCAAGTTCACTCAGAGCTCCCCGGCCGCCCTGCCGAAAGACAGCAAGGGTCGCTTCTTCTTCGACCGGGACGGCTTTCTCTTCCGGTACATTTTGGATTATCTACGGGACTCCGAGCTTTCCCTGCCGGAGTTTTTCAAAGAGAGGCGGAGGCTGCAGAAAGAAGCGGACTTTTTCCAGCTGCCCGAGCTGTCGAGGCGCCTGGCGACGGTGAGCAAAGACAGTTCGTACACGGAGGACAGCGGGGAGCCGGAGGAGGCTGAGCTCTGCAGCCCGGTCACCTCTTCTTCCTCGGACCGAACCCTGCGCTCTCCCGGAGCCACTTCCGGCTACATAACCATCGGCTACAGAGGCAGCTACACCATCGGGAGAGACATCCAGGCGGACGCCAAGTTCCGCAGGGTGGCCAGAATAACCGTGTGCAGCAAGATTTCGTTGGCTAAGGAGGTGTTTGGGGAAACCCTGAACGAAAGCCGCGACCCGGACAGACCACCTGACAAGTACACCTCCAGGTATTACCTCAAGTACAACTTTCTGGAGCAGGCGTTTGACCGGCTGGCCGAGGCTGGTTTCCACATGGTGGCCTGTAACTCCACCGGGACCTGCTCATACGGCAGTAATGACCCCGGAGAGGACAAGCTGTGGACCAGCTACACCGAGTATATCTTCTCCCGGTGA
- the LOC134639783 gene encoding uncharacterized protein LOC134639783 — MLRRSQRLQSNGYYGSQGEPLISYKDTLCRRQPCPRPVPDNNDQDTVEYNYDDCDTVDYNYDDCDTVDYNYDDCDTVDYNYDDRDIVDYTTDDFVDYSSDSSRGLFRAIKALGLLVLMLALCFGLIFSIGGLKMDFSTPFMSEYLVSGHERMERQVQDIQDTRPQCRFHPLRHAASTEHVGQLRGFLSTQLLSSKKAGITKFP, encoded by the exons ATGTTGAGAAGAAGCCAAAGACTTCAGTCTAACGGCTATTACGGCAGCCAAGGAGAGCCGTTAATCTCCTACAAGGACACTTTATGCAG GCGACAGCCCTGTCCCCGTCCAGTCCCTGACAATAATGACCAAGACACAGTTGAATACAACTACGATGACTGTGACACTGTGGACTACAACTACGATGACTGTGACACTGTGGACTACAACTACGATGACTGTGACACTGTGGACTACAACTACGATGACCGTGACATTGTGGACTACACCACTGATGATTTTGTTGACTACAGTAGTGACAGCAGCAGAGGTCTCTTTAGAGCCATCAAGGCACTGGGACTTTTGGTCCTCATGCTGGCCTTGTGTTTTG GATTGATTTTCAGTATTGGAGGGCTGAAAATGGACTTTTCCACCCCGTTCATGAGTGAG TACTTGGTGAGTGGACATGAACGGATGGAAAGGCAGGTACAAGACATTCAGGATACCC gACCACAGTGTAGATTTCATCCGCTACGTCACGCTGCATCTACTGAACACGTGGGGCAATTGCGAGGATTCCTGTCTACACAGCTTTTGAGTTCAAAGAAAGCTGGCATAACCAAATTCCCATGA